A single Oryctolagus cuniculus chromosome 18, mOryCun1.1, whole genome shotgun sequence DNA region contains:
- the LOC138846467 gene encoding TBC1 domain family member 26-like isoform X2 translates to MIKNHSKYRGSDKFQRRIYKGIPAQVRGKVWAVMLEVDKRKAQNPGKYAEMKELARLGATHFHHIDSAIAWTFRNHLMFRERYGMK, encoded by the exons ATGATCAAGAACCATAGTAAATACCGCGGCAGTGACAAG TTTCAGCGCAGAATCTACAAAGGCATCCCTGCCCAGGTGCGCGGGAAGGTGTGGGCTGTGATGCTGGAGGTGGACAAGAGGAAGGCCCAGAACCCGGGCAAATACGCG gagatgaaagagctggccaggctgggcgccACTCACTTCCATCACATCGACTCCGCCATCGCATGGACTTTCAGAAACCACCTCATGTTCCGGGAACGTTACGGAATGAagtga
- the LOC138846467 gene encoding uncharacterized protein isoform X1: protein MDSRWRLDMNALRSRRAQERAELINKYEQGRRGAALLVPEEEDDEGGCLVPDRLGFLHEQKLPQDSTPGAKVRTSPWPWASHLEAELGRGGTWGSAVVSGSAIRSRDAVLIRHLLTSYHTHLSQK, encoded by the exons ATGGATTCCCGATGGAG ATTGGATATGAACGCCCTGAGGTCCCGGAGGGCCCAGGAGCGAGCAGAGCTCATCAATAAATATGAGCAG GGACGCCGAGGAGCGGCACTGTTGGTGCCCGAAGAAGAGGACGATGAGGGCGGCTGCCTCGTCCCAGacaggcttgggttcctgca tgagcagaagctgccccaagacagcaccccgggggcaaaggtaaggacaagtccttggccatgggccagtcatctggaagcagagctgggcagagggggcACGTGGGGCTCGGCAGTGGTGAGTGGGAGCGCCATAAGGTCCCGCGATGCGGTACTTATACGGCACCTGCTGACATCTTACCACACTCACCTGTCCCAGAAGTGA